Proteins co-encoded in one Paracoccus aestuarii genomic window:
- a CDS encoding NAD(P)/FAD-dependent oxidoreductase, translated as MRIVIVGAGQAAASMAARLRAKGHDGPITVIGEEAAPPYQRPPLSKAYLLGEMGVDRLVLRAPDWWRDQGITLITGRRVTAIDRAIDRAGGRVVTEAGVHPYDALALTTGARPRRLPAAMGGDLTGTHVIRGLTDIDALAPELRPGRRMVVIGGGYIGLEAAAVARKLGLEVTVIEAAPRILGRVAAPQTAAMIRALHLAHGVTILEGTGISRITGTGRADGVALTDGRVIGADVIVQGIGVLPDTALAEAAGLALDNGIATDAQGRSSDPAIWAAGDCASIPHQGGRLRLESVGGAIDMAECVADAMLGSDRRLDPRPWFWSDQFDAKLQIAGLGQGHDMIRTRPGQGDHGGSVWYFRQGRLIAVDALNDARAYMIGKRLIEAGRSPDPDAVAGVTDLKALLA; from the coding sequence ATGCGGATCGTGATCGTGGGGGCGGGGCAGGCGGCGGCCTCGATGGCAGCGCGGCTGCGCGCCAAGGGCCATGACGGGCCGATCACCGTGATCGGCGAGGAGGCGGCCCCGCCCTATCAGCGCCCGCCTTTGTCCAAGGCCTATCTGCTGGGGGAGATGGGGGTGGACCGGCTGGTGCTGCGGGCGCCGGACTGGTGGCGCGACCAAGGCATCACGCTGATCACCGGGCGGCGGGTGACAGCGATCGACCGGGCGATCGACCGGGCGGGGGGTCGGGTCGTGACGGAGGCGGGCGTTCACCCCTATGACGCGCTGGCGCTGACCACGGGCGCGCGGCCGCGCCGCCTGCCCGCCGCGATGGGGGGCGATCTGACCGGCACCCATGTCATCCGCGGCCTGACCGATATCGACGCGCTGGCCCCCGAACTGCGCCCCGGCCGCCGCATGGTGGTGATTGGCGGCGGGTATATCGGGCTGGAGGCCGCCGCCGTCGCCCGAAAGCTGGGGCTGGAGGTCACCGTGATCGAGGCCGCCCCCCGCATCCTGGGCCGCGTCGCCGCCCCCCAGACCGCCGCGATGATCCGCGCGCTGCATTTGGCCCATGGCGTCACCATCCTGGAGGGGACGGGCATCAGCCGCATCACCGGCACCGGGCGCGCCGATGGCGTGGCGCTGACCGACGGCCGGGTGATCGGGGCGGATGTGATCGTGCAGGGCATCGGCGTGCTGCCCGACACCGCCTTGGCCGAGGCCGCGGGCCTGGCCTTGGACAACGGCATCGCCACCGATGCGCAGGGGCGCAGTTCCGACCCCGCGATCTGGGCGGCGGGCGATTGTGCCAGCATCCCCCATCAGGGCGGCAGGCTGCGGCTGGAAAGCGTGGGCGGGGCCATCGACATGGCCGAATGCGTGGCCGATGCGATGCTGGGGTCGGACCGGCGGCTTGATCCGCGGCCCTGGTTCTGGTCGGACCAGTTCGACGCCAAGCTGCAGATCGCGGGGCTGGGGCAGGGCCATGACATGATCCGCACCCGGCCCGGGCAGGGCGATCACGGCGGCTCGGTCTGGTATTTCCGCCAAGGCCGGCTGATCGCGGTCGATGCGCTGAACGATGCCCGCGCCTACATGATCGGCAAGCGGCTGATCGAGGCGGGCCGCAGCCCCGATCCCGATGCCGTGGCGGGGGTCACCGACCTGAAGGCCCTGCTGGCATGA
- a CDS encoding peroxiredoxin: MTITVGDKLPQGDLLQVGDAGPESVSLADLTQGKVALFGLPGAFTGTCTNAHMPSFVRNADAIRAKGVDRIVCVTVNDPFVAKAWAEQTGATDAGIQVMADADGSVTKAMGLDFDAPPVGFFGRCKRFAAVVENGVLTAIDVEDSPGTCSVSAGEALLEKL; encoded by the coding sequence ATGACCATCACCGTCGGAGACAAGCTGCCCCAGGGCGATCTGCTGCAGGTCGGCGATGCCGGCCCCGAAAGCGTCAGCCTGGCCGATCTGACCCAAGGCAAGGTCGCGCTGTTCGGCCTGCCGGGCGCCTTCACCGGCACCTGCACCAATGCGCATATGCCCAGCTTCGTGCGCAATGCCGACGCGATCCGCGCCAAGGGCGTGGACCGGATCGTCTGCGTGACCGTGAACGACCCCTTCGTCGCCAAGGCCTGGGCCGAACAGACCGGCGCGACCGATGCGGGCATCCAGGTCATGGCCGATGCCGATGGCAGCGTGACCAAGGCGATGGGCCTTGATTTCGACGCGCCGCCGGTGGGCTTCTTCGGCCGCTGCAAGCGCTTTGCCGCCGTGGTCGAGAACGGCGTGCTGACCGCCATCGATGTCGAGGACAGCCCCGGCACCTGCTCCGTCAGCGCGGGCGAGGCGCTGCTGGAAAAGCTCTAA
- a CDS encoding IS5-like element ISPaes2 family transposase (programmed frameshift), with amino-acid sequence MSNLYWLSDAQMERLKPFFPKSHGKPRVDDRRVLSGIIFINRNGLRWCDAPKEYGPAKTLYNRWKRWSDNGVFARIIVGLAAESAEHKTIMNDATYLTAHRTASSLGVKKGGRGRQIGRTKGGMNTKLHAVADAKGRPIGFFMSAGQVSDYTGAAALLGSLPKAEWLLADRGYDADWFRDALKDKGIKVRIPGRRSRKKVVKYDKRRYKRRNRIEIMFGRLKDWRRVATRYDRCPETFFSAIMLAATVLFWL; translated from the exons ATGAGTAATCTTTACTGGCTGAGCGACGCCCAAATGGAGCGTCTGAAACCGTTCTTTCCCAAGAGCCATGGCAAGCCCCGGGTCGATGATCGTCGCGTTCTCAGCGGCATAATTTTCATCAATCGTAATGGGTTGCGGTGGTGTGACGCGCCGAAGGAATACGGCCCGGCCAAAACCCTCTACAACCGCTGGAAGCGCTGGAGCGATAACGGGGTTTTTGCCCGGATCATTGTCGGCCTTGCCGCCGAGAGCGCCGAGCACAAGACGATCATGAATGACGCGACCTATCTCACGGCACACCGCACGGCCTCGAGCCTTGGGGTGA AAAAAGGGGGGCGCGGGCGCCAGATCGGGCGCACCAAAGGCGGTATGAACACCAAGTTGCACGCTGTCGCCGATGCGAAGGGGCGGCCGATCGGGTTCTTCATGTCGGCCGGCCAGGTTAGCGATTACACCGGCGCGGCGGCGCTGCTGGGCAGCCTGCCGAAGGCTGAGTGGCTTCTGGCCGACAGGGGCTACGACGCTGACTGGTTCAGAGACGCTTTGAAAGACAAGGGGATAAAGGTTCGCATCCCCGGACGGAGGTCCCGCAAGAAGGTCGTCAAATACGACAAGCGGCGTTACAAAAGGCGTAACCGCATCGAAATCATGTTCGGACGTCTGAAGGACTGGAGGCGCGTCGCAACCCGTTATGACCGCTGCCCGGAAACGTTCTTCTCAGCGATCATGCTCGCCGCAACCGTCTTGTTCTGGCTGTGA
- a CDS encoding GNAT family N-acetyltransferase — MSDMLTLTTHPSIAAIDPQDWDGLGDGNPFTTHRFLLALEQSGSVGTGTGWQPLHLALERGGALVGAMPLYAKSHSQGEYIFDHAWAQAYMRAGGRYYPKLQAAVPFTPASGARLLARDDGARAGLLDGLMQVTDRVGASGAHVTFCLESESALGRAAGFLPRITQQYHWLNRGYGSYDDFLAALSSRKRKDLRKERARAQAFGGTIRHLRGDDLRPHHWDAFWEFYQDTGARKWGQPYLTRAFFDRIHETMRDDILLVLAEDDGTPIAGALNFLGPDAIYGRYWGCVADHAFLHFELCYHQAIDHAIAHGLSRVEAGAQGDHKLARGYEPVPIHSLHWVRDPGFLRALDDYLDQERRAMGDEIDALADFTPFRKDG; from the coding sequence ATGAGCGACATGCTGACCCTGACGACCCATCCCTCGATCGCCGCCATCGACCCGCAGGACTGGGACGGTCTGGGCGACGGCAATCCCTTCACCACGCATCGCTTCCTGCTGGCGCTGGAACAGTCCGGATCGGTCGGCACCGGCACCGGCTGGCAGCCGCTGCACCTGGCGCTGGAACGGGGAGGCGCGCTGGTGGGCGCCATGCCGCTCTATGCGAAATCGCACAGCCAGGGGGAATACATCTTCGACCATGCCTGGGCGCAGGCCTATATGCGGGCGGGGGGACGATATTACCCCAAGCTGCAGGCGGCGGTGCCCTTCACGCCGGCCAGCGGGGCGCGGCTGCTGGCGCGTGACGACGGCGCGCGGGCGGGGCTGCTGGACGGGCTGATGCAGGTGACCGACCGCGTGGGCGCGTCGGGGGCGCATGTGACCTTCTGCCTGGAAAGCGAGTCCGCCTTGGGCCGGGCCGCGGGTTTCCTGCCGCGCATCACCCAGCAATATCACTGGCTGAACCGTGGCTATGGCAGCTATGACGATTTCCTGGCCGCGCTGTCATCGCGCAAGCGCAAGGATTTGCGCAAGGAACGCGCGCGGGCCCAGGCCTTCGGCGGCACCATCCGCCACCTGCGGGGCGACGATCTGAGGCCGCATCACTGGGACGCGTTCTGGGAATTCTATCAGGATACCGGGGCGCGCAAATGGGGCCAGCCCTATCTGACCCGCGCCTTCTTCGACCGCATCCACGAGACGATGCGCGACGACATCCTGCTGGTCCTGGCCGAGGATGACGGCACGCCCATCGCCGGGGCGCTGAACTTTCTGGGGCCGGATGCGATCTATGGCCGGTACTGGGGCTGCGTGGCCGACCACGCCTTCCTGCATTTCGAGCTGTGCTATCACCAGGCCATCGACCATGCCATCGCGCATGGCCTGTCGCGCGTCGAGGCGGGGGCGCAGGGGGACCACAAGCTGGCCCGCGGATACGAGCCGGTGCCGATCCATTCCCTGCACTGGGTCCGCGACCCGGGATTTCTGCGCGCGCTGGACGATTACCTGGACCAGGAGCGGCGCGCGATGGGCGATGAAATCGACGCGCTGGCCGATTTCACCCCCTTCCGCAAGGACGGTTAG
- a CDS encoding CidA/LrgA family protein, producing the protein MIQTLAIILGFQLTGEVLSRALSLPLPGPVTGLVLLVLACILRPALAEAIRPVTQGLLAHLSLFFVPAGVGIVAHWDLLRDQGLGLAVALMGSTLLAIAAGAWAFTAVARLTGSEEREALRDQGRE; encoded by the coding sequence ATGATCCAGACGCTTGCCATCATCCTGGGCTTCCAGCTGACCGGAGAGGTCCTGTCCCGCGCCCTGTCCCTGCCGCTGCCCGGGCCGGTGACAGGGCTGGTGCTGCTGGTCCTGGCCTGCATCCTGCGGCCCGCTTTGGCCGAAGCGATCCGGCCGGTGACGCAAGGGCTGCTGGCGCATCTGTCGCTGTTCTTCGTGCCGGCGGGGGTGGGGATCGTGGCGCATTGGGATCTGCTGCGCGACCAGGGGCTGGGGCTGGCCGTGGCGCTGATGGGATCGACGCTGCTGGCCATCGCGGCGGGGGCCTGGGCCTTCACCGCCGTGGCCCGGCTGACCGGGTCCGAGGAGCGCGAGGCGCTGCGGGACCAAGGCCGTGAGTGA
- a CDS encoding LrgB family protein has translation MSDPALIWSYLAQGPLLWLTATLLAYLAGDAVSRRLGRASWANPVLVAVILLAVLLGATGTDYATYFEGAQFVHFMLGPATVALALPLYDNLPRVRRAALPMVAGLLAGSGVAVLSALLIARAFGIEGSVLASLAPKSTTAPVAIGIAEQLGGQPTLTAALVLLTGIFGAIVVTPLLNALKIRDWRARGFAVGVAAHGIGTARAFQVNATAGAFSGIGMGLNAVLTAIIAPLALRLFGG, from the coding sequence GTGAGTGATCCGGCGCTGATCTGGTCCTATCTGGCGCAGGGGCCGCTCTTGTGGCTGACGGCGACGCTGCTGGCTTATCTGGCGGGGGATGCGGTGTCGCGCCGCCTCGGACGGGCCAGCTGGGCCAACCCGGTGCTGGTCGCGGTGATCCTGCTTGCGGTGCTGCTGGGCGCGACGGGCACCGATTACGCGACCTATTTCGAGGGCGCGCAGTTCGTCCATTTCATGCTGGGCCCGGCCACGGTTGCGCTGGCCCTGCCGCTTTACGACAACCTACCCCGCGTGCGCCGCGCCGCGCTGCCGATGGTGGCGGGGCTGCTGGCGGGATCGGGGGTTGCGGTCCTCTCGGCCCTGCTGATCGCGCGCGCCTTCGGGATCGAGGGATCGGTGCTAGCCTCGCTGGCGCCGAAGTCCACGACCGCGCCGGTGGCCATCGGCATCGCCGAACAGCTGGGCGGCCAACCGACGCTGACCGCCGCGCTAGTGCTGCTGACCGGGATCTTCGGCGCCATCGTGGTGACGCCCCTGTTGAACGCGCTGAAGATCCGCGACTGGCGCGCGCGCGGCTTCGCTGTGGGGGTCGCGGCCCACGGGATCGGGACCGCCCGGGCGTTTCAGGTGAATGCCACCGCGGGCGCGTTCTCAGGGATAGGCATGGGTTTGAATGCGGTATTGACGGCGATCATCGCGCCTTTGGCCCTACGTCTGTTCGGCGGCTAG
- a CDS encoding glycerophosphodiester phosphodiesterase family protein: protein MLDERLLTVPITHRGLHAPGVPENSLAAARAAIEAGYGIECDIQPGPGGEPLVFHDYQLTRLTGRQGFIAATDAQTLASLRLLGTDEPVPTLRQLLDLVAGRVPLLIEIKDQDGTCGPNTGTLPARTAEVLQGYDGPVAVMSFNPHMIAAFREAAPDIAVGLTTCAFAEGDWARVPPERREALAAIADYDRVGACFLSHDKGDLANPRVDALRAAGAGILTWTIRSPAEEDAARRVAHNVTFEGYHAAL, encoded by the coding sequence ATGCTGGACGAACGCTTGCTGACGGTCCCGATCACGCATCGGGGCCTGCATGCGCCGGGCGTGCCGGAAAACAGCCTGGCCGCCGCCCGCGCGGCGATCGAGGCCGGATACGGCATCGAATGCGACATCCAGCCCGGCCCGGGCGGCGAGCCGCTGGTCTTTCACGACTATCAGCTGACGCGCCTGACCGGCCGGCAGGGCTTCATCGCCGCGACCGACGCGCAGACTCTGGCCTCGCTGCGCCTGCTGGGCACGGATGAACCCGTCCCCACGCTGCGCCAGCTGCTGGACCTGGTCGCGGGCCGTGTGCCCCTGCTGATCGAGATCAAGGATCAGGACGGCACCTGTGGGCCGAATACCGGCACGCTGCCCGCCCGCACGGCCGAGGTCCTGCAGGGCTATGACGGCCCCGTGGCGGTCATGTCCTTCAACCCGCACATGATCGCGGCCTTCCGCGAGGCGGCCCCCGACATCGCCGTGGGCCTGACCACCTGCGCCTTTGCCGAAGGGGACTGGGCGCGCGTACCCCCCGAACGGCGCGAGGCGCTGGCCGCCATCGCCGATTACGACCGGGTGGGGGCGTGTTTCCTGTCGCATGACAAGGGCGATCTGGCCAATCCGCGCGTCGATGCGCTGCGGGCGGCGGGGGCGGGCATCCTGACCTGGACCATCCGCAGCCCCGCCGAGGAAGACGCGGCCCGCCGCGTCGCCCATAACGTCACCTTCGAGGGCTATCACGCGGCCCTGTGA
- the rsmD gene encoding 16S rRNA (guanine(966)-N(2))-methyltransferase RsmD, whose amino-acid sequence MRIVGGRLRGLRLADLGQGDAAAQLRPTTDRVRESIFNLLVNGTHGNPLPDARVLDLFAGTGALGIEALSRGAAHVTLVDDGRVAAGLIRQNLDKARAGDRAVLLRRDARRLGPCTGPGCDLVLLDPPYGRALGEAALEAAHDGGWLAPAATIVWEEARPPLIPAWAELLDQRRYGDTVVTLARRRGG is encoded by the coding sequence ATGAGGATCGTCGGCGGCCGCCTGCGGGGCCTGAGGCTGGCCGATCTGGGCCAGGGCGATGCGGCGGCCCAGCTGCGCCCGACCACGGACCGGGTGCGGGAATCCATCTTCAACCTGCTGGTCAACGGCACGCATGGCAATCCGCTGCCCGATGCGCGGGTGCTGGACCTGTTCGCGGGCACCGGCGCCTTGGGGATCGAGGCGCTGTCGCGTGGCGCGGCCCATGTCACGCTGGTCGATGACGGGCGCGTGGCCGCCGGGCTGATCCGCCAGAACCTGGACAAGGCGCGGGCGGGCGACCGGGCGGTGCTGCTGCGGCGGGATGCGCGGCGGCTGGGGCCCTGCACGGGGCCGGGCTGCGACCTGGTCCTGCTGGACCCGCCCTATGGCCGCGCCCTGGGCGAGGCCGCGCTGGAGGCCGCCCATGACGGCGGCTGGCTGGCCCCCGCCGCCACCATCGTCTGGGAGGAGGCCCGCCCGCCCCTGATTCCGGCCTGGGCCGAGCTGCTGGATCAGCGCCGCTATGGCGACACGGTGGTGACCTTGGCCCGGCGTCGGGGGGGCTGA
- a CDS encoding AAA family ATPase — protein sequence MRFDRLRLNGFKSFVDPTDLVIREGLTGVVGPNGCGKSNLLEALRWVMGENRPTAMRGDGMEDVIFAGTTRRGARAHAEVSLTIDNRDRLAPAGFNDDDQFDITRRITRDAGSAYKIAGKDVRARDVQMLFADASTGAHSPALVRQGQISELINAKPKNRRRILEEAAGISGLYARRHEAELKLNGAEANLTRVDDTLDQLSTQAASLARQARAAARYREIGAALRQAEGLLLWRRWSDAEAARLSAAEALARALRAATEAGAASDAAEGARATAEAALPPLREEEQIAAALVQRLAAERDALTEAEARATQAIAALSARIAQLDRDIDREEALNRDAVEVMDRLDWEGTELDRAAQGHDDRVEVASELAEAASDTLREVEARLAELTDESARLAARHQSAERLAADLRRMFDRADRSATEAAEAVAQADAAGEAASAALDRADAAQDAARDRALAAEDALAEAEAARADLEAVESAARQSRAEAEGEAAALAAERTALQRLVDRGRSGGATLLDRVEVARGYEAAFGAALGDDLRAGVTGDGSGWHDLPGWDAPQPLPPGADPLAPHVRGPALLARRLSQTGLVLDAARGAAMQDALLPGQRLVTPAGDLFRWDGMRVMAGEASSAAALHLQKVNELARITAQSDEAQARAEDARATHETARDALSAAAQTEKSARDARREAERLLSEAARAATRAESDLALAASRADSAGAELARHRADAADARERLAEAEDQLAALPDRGDAAAAVEHARTAVEAARIATMTRRAALDELRREGQARLKRQQEIAKEQSGWRLRLEQAGTRAAELASRRDAACGDLAEAQDQPGILADRRADLDTREQTLIARLTAARAGLAGAEDHARTAAMAARDAERLASEAREARASAQARADAAREAEAAARARIVEETDQTPDQLRASLGQITDSDAAALEDRIARLRASRDALGAVNLRADEDKQALEAERDQLAAEKTDLESAIAKLRAGIGSLNREGRERLLAAFETVNANFATLFTALFGGGEARLVLVESDDPLNAGLEIMCQPPGKRLSTLSLLSGGEQTLTAMALIFAVFLANPAPICVLDEVDAPLDDANVSRFCDLLDEMTRRTDTRFLIITHHAVTMARMDRLFGVTMVEQGVSQLVSVDLKRAEALVA from the coding sequence TTGCGTTTCGACCGCCTGCGCCTGAACGGCTTCAAGAGCTTCGTCGACCCGACCGACCTGGTCATCCGCGAGGGGCTGACCGGCGTGGTCGGCCCCAATGGCTGCGGCAAGTCGAACCTGCTGGAGGCGCTGCGTTGGGTCATGGGCGAGAACCGCCCCACCGCCATGCGCGGCGACGGGATGGAGGACGTGATCTTCGCCGGCACCACGCGGCGCGGCGCGCGCGCCCATGCCGAGGTCTCGCTGACCATCGACAATCGCGACCGGCTGGCGCCCGCGGGCTTTAACGATGACGACCAGTTCGACATCACCCGCCGCATCACCCGCGACGCGGGCAGCGCCTACAAGATCGCCGGCAAGGACGTGCGGGCGCGCGACGTGCAGATGCTGTTCGCGGATGCCTCGACCGGGGCGCACAGCCCGGCGCTGGTGCGTCAGGGCCAGATCAGCGAGCTGATCAACGCCAAGCCCAAAAACCGCCGCCGTATCCTGGAGGAGGCGGCGGGCATCTCGGGCCTCTATGCGCGGCGCCACGAGGCCGAACTCAAGCTGAACGGGGCCGAGGCGAACCTGACGCGGGTGGATGATACGCTGGACCAGCTGTCCACACAGGCCGCCAGCCTGGCCCGTCAGGCCCGCGCGGCCGCGAGATACCGCGAGATCGGCGCCGCTTTGCGCCAGGCCGAGGGGCTGTTGCTGTGGCGCCGCTGGTCGGATGCCGAGGCCGCGCGCCTTTCCGCCGCCGAGGCGCTGGCCCGCGCGCTGCGGGCGGCGACCGAGGCAGGCGCGGCATCTGACGCCGCCGAAGGTGCGCGCGCCACGGCCGAGGCCGCGTTGCCCCCCCTGCGCGAGGAGGAGCAGATCGCCGCCGCCCTCGTCCAGCGCCTTGCCGCCGAACGCGATGCCCTGACCGAGGCCGAGGCCCGCGCGACCCAGGCCATCGCCGCCCTGTCTGCCCGCATCGCCCAGCTGGACCGCGACATCGATCGCGAGGAGGCGCTGAACCGCGACGCGGTCGAGGTGATGGACCGCCTGGACTGGGAAGGCACCGAGCTGGACCGCGCGGCCCAAGGCCATGACGACCGGGTGGAGGTCGCGTCCGAACTGGCCGAGGCGGCCTCGGACACGCTGCGCGAGGTCGAGGCGCGCTTGGCCGAGCTGACCGACGAATCCGCCCGTCTGGCCGCGCGCCACCAATCCGCCGAACGTCTGGCTGCCGATCTGCGCCGCATGTTCGACCGTGCCGACCGATCCGCGACCGAGGCCGCCGAGGCCGTGGCCCAGGCCGATGCCGCGGGCGAGGCCGCCAGCGCCGCGCTGGACCGCGCCGATGCCGCCCAGGACGCCGCCCGCGACCGCGCCTTGGCCGCCGAGGACGCTCTGGCCGAGGCCGAGGCCGCCCGCGCCGATCTGGAGGCCGTGGAATCCGCCGCCCGCCAGTCCCGCGCCGAGGCCGAGGGCGAGGCCGCGGCGCTGGCCGCCGAACGCACCGCGCTGCAGCGGCTGGTGGATCGGGGCCGTTCGGGCGGGGCGACGCTCTTGGACCGGGTCGAGGTGGCGCGCGGCTACGAGGCGGCCTTCGGCGCAGCCCTCGGCGACGATCTGCGCGCGGGCGTGACCGGGGACGGGTCGGGCTGGCACGACCTGCCCGGATGGGACGCGCCCCAGCCTTTGCCGCCGGGTGCCGATCCGCTGGCCCCGCATGTGCGCGGCCCTGCGCTGCTGGCCCGGCGCCTGTCCCAGACCGGGCTGGTGCTGGATGCGGCGCGGGGGGCCGCGATGCAGGACGCCCTGCTGCCCGGCCAGCGGCTGGTGACGCCTGCGGGCGATCTGTTCCGCTGGGACGGGATGCGGGTGATGGCGGGCGAGGCCAGCTCGGCCGCGGCGCTGCATCTGCAGAAGGTCAACGAACTGGCCCGCATCACCGCCCAATCCGACGAGGCCCAGGCCCGGGCCGAGGACGCCCGCGCCACCCATGAGACCGCGCGCGACGCCCTTTCCGCCGCCGCCCAGACCGAGAAATCCGCCCGCGACGCCCGCCGCGAGGCCGAGCGCCTGCTGTCCGAGGCCGCCCGCGCCGCGACCCGCGCCGAATCGGACCTGGCCCTTGCCGCCAGCCGCGCCGACAGCGCGGGCGCGGAACTGGCCCGTCACCGCGCCGATGCCGCGGATGCCCGCGAACGGCTGGCCGAGGCCGAGGATCAGTTGGCGGCCTTGCCCGATCGCGGCGATGCGGCGGCGGCGGTCGAACATGCCCGCACCGCCGTCGAGGCCGCGCGCATCGCCACCATGACCCGCCGCGCCGCCCTGGACGAATTGCGCCGCGAGGGCCAGGCCCGCCTGAAGCGCCAGCAGGAGATCGCCAAGGAGCAATCCGGCTGGCGCCTGCGCCTGGAACAGGCGGGCACGCGCGCGGCGGAACTGGCCTCGCGCCGCGACGCGGCCTGCGGCGACCTGGCCGAGGCGCAGGACCAGCCGGGCATCCTGGCCGACCGGCGCGCCGACCTCGACACGCGCGAGCAAACGCTGATCGCGCGACTGACCGCGGCGCGTGCGGGCCTGGCCGGGGCCGAGGATCACGCCCGCACCGCCGCCATGGCCGCCCGCGATGCCGAACGCCTGGCCTCCGAGGCGCGCGAGGCCCGTGCCAGCGCCCAAGCCCGCGCCGATGCCGCCCGCGAGGCCGAGGCCGCCGCCCGCGCCCGCATCGTCGAGGAAACCGATCAGACCCCCGACCAGCTGCGGGCGAGCCTGGGCCAGATCACCGACTCGGATGCCGCCGCCTTGGAGGACCGCATCGCCCGCCTGCGCGCGTCCCGCGACGCGTTGGGCGCGGTGAACCTGCGCGCCGACGAGGACAAGCAGGCGCTGGAGGCCGAACGCGACCAGCTTGCGGCGGAGAAGACCGACCTCGAATCCGCCATCGCCAAGCTGCGCGCCGGCATCGGCAGCCTGAACCGCGAGGGGCGCGAGCGCCTGCTGGCCGCCTTCGAGACGGTGAACGCCAATTTCGCGACGCTCTTCACCGCGCTGTTCGGCGGCGGCGAGGCGCGCCTGGTGCTGGTCGAATCCGACGATCCGCTGAATGCGGGGCTGGAGATCATGTGCCAGCCGCCCGGCAAGCGGCTGTCGACGCTCAGCCTCCTGTCGGGGGGCGAACAGACCCTGACCGCGATGGCGCTGATCTTTGCGGTGTTCCTGGCCAATCCCGCGCCCATCTGCGTGCTGGACGAGGTCGACGCGCCCCTCGACGACGCCAATGTCAGCCGCTTCTGCGACCTGCTGGACGAGATGACGCGGCGGACCGACACGCGGTTCCTGATCATCACCCATCATGCGGTGACCATGGCGCGGATGGATCGGCTGTTCGGCGTCACCATGGTCGAACAGGGCGTCAGCCAGCTCGTCTCCGTGGATCTGAAACGCGCCGAGGCTCTGGTCGCCTGA
- a CDS encoding RidA family protein → MSIEQTLADKGITLPEAPMPAANYVPFVQTGNLVFISGQISADENGLITGKLGDGTSVEDGAAAARRCGLALIAQLKSAVGDLDRVTRVVKLTGFVNSTPDFTDQPKVINGCSDLMVEVFGDAGRHARAAVSAPSLPFGVAVEIEAVFEVR, encoded by the coding sequence ATGAGCATCGAGCAAACCCTGGCCGACAAGGGCATCACCCTTCCCGAGGCCCCCATGCCCGCCGCCAATTACGTCCCCTTCGTGCAGACCGGCAACCTGGTCTTCATCTCGGGCCAGATCAGCGCGGATGAGAACGGGCTGATCACCGGCAAGCTGGGCGACGGCACCTCGGTCGAGGACGGCGCCGCCGCCGCCCGCCGCTGCGGGCTGGCGCTGATCGCGCAGCTGAAATCCGCGGTGGGCGATCTGGACCGGGTGACCCGCGTGGTCAAACTGACCGGCTTCGTGAACTCCACCCCCGATTTCACCGACCAGCCCAAGGTCATCAACGGCTGTTCCGACCTGATGGTCGAGGTCTTCGGCGATGCCGGCCGCCATGCCCGCGCCGCCGTCTCGGCCCCCTCGCTGCCCTTCGGCGTCGCGGTCGAGATCGAGGCCGTCTTCGAGGTCCGCTGA
- the mog gene encoding molybdopterin adenylyltransferase has product MTAGAARIAIVTVSDRASRGEYEDKGGPGAEAWLRGVITSPMTIDRHIIPDGRDSVASTLRDLADGGADLILVTGGTGPAPRDLTPEAVADIMDKELPGFGEEMRRASLREVPTAILSRQTAAIRGKTLIITIPGKPAAIATCLDAVFAAVPYCLDLMGAARIETDPQRLEAFRPKSA; this is encoded by the coding sequence ATGACCGCCGGGGCCGCCCGCATCGCCATCGTCACCGTCAGCGACCGCGCGTCGCGGGGCGAGTACGAGGACAAGGGCGGCCCCGGTGCCGAGGCCTGGCTGCGGGGCGTCATCACCTCGCCCATGACCATCGACCGCCACATCATCCCCGACGGCCGCGACAGCGTGGCCAGCACCCTGCGCGACCTGGCCGACGGTGGCGCGGACCTGATCCTGGTCACCGGCGGCACCGGCCCCGCCCCGCGCGACCTGACGCCCGAGGCGGTCGCCGACATCATGGACAAGGAACTGCCCGGTTTCGGAGAGGAGATGCGCCGCGCCTCTCTCCGCGAGGTGCCGACCGCCATCCTGTCGCGCCAGACCGCCGCGATCCGCGGCAAGACGCTGATCATCACCATCCCCGGCAAGCCCGCGGCCATCGCGACCTGCCTGGACGCGGTCTTTGCCGCCGTCCCCTATTGCTTGGACCTGATGGGCGCGGCCCGGATCGAGACCGACCCGCAGCGTTTGGAGGCGTTCCGCCCCAAATCAGCCTGA